The DNA segment TGCTGGCGCAGCACTTGAGCCTGGAGTTGAATCCCCAAAGCATCGGCGCTGCGCTGGTCCAGGCCAACATCTGGCTCTTTCTGGCGGCCCTGATAGCTTTTTACGCCTCGCTCATGCTGCGGGTCGTTCGCTGGAAGCTGCTGCTGGAGAATGCTGGCTATCGCAAAGAGTCAGGGGCGCGCCTGCCCGGTTTTATTACCCTGACGAAGATTCTCTATCTCTCCTGGTTTGCCAACGTCGTCGTTCCGGCCAAGCTGGGCGATCTCTACCGCGCCTATCTGCTGCGGCAAGAGGCCAATGTCTCCACGACGCGCTCGTTTGGCACAGTCTTCGCCGAGCGCATCATTGATCTGATCGCGCTGCCCCTGTTCTTTATTGTGGCGATTCTGGTGAGCCTGCATGAGCAATTGCCCGCGCAGGTGGAGCTTGCGTTGCAGGTGTGTTTGGCGCTGGTGGTTGCTCTGGTCGGTGGGCTGGTGGCGCTGCGCCTGTGGCGTCAGCAGATTGGGCGGCTGGTTCCGGCGCGCTTGCGCCCCCACTACGTTCATTTTCAAGAGGGAACCCTTGGTTCGTTCAAGCGGCTTCACCTGCTGGCCCCCCTGACGGCCAGCATCTGGCTGGTGGAATCGCTGCGTTTTCTGCTGGTGGCTCTGGCTACCGGACTTCTCAGCGGCGATCCGGCGCATGTTTTCGCAGCGGCGTTTTTGATCGCGCTGGGAGAATCGCTGCTGACCACTGTACCGCTGACAAGCGGCGGGGTGGGATTTGTCGAAGCAGGGATGTTTGCCATGATCTTGCTCTTTGTGCCGCATACCGGCGCGGCGCAAAACCTGGCGGGCGCAACCATCCTGCTGGATCGGCTGATCAGTCTGGTCAGCATCCTGGTGTTTGGGGGTCTGCTTTTCTTCTTTGTGGTGACGCTTGGCAAGCGCGCCCGCAGCGGCGCAGCGTTTTGGGGGCTGGCTCGCGTCTGGCAGGGCAGAAAGGCGCGGCGCGTGGCCTGGCAAGAGACAGAAGTGCGCACGAATTGAGGGGCGCTGACCAGGCGGCCTGAATGGGGATCAGTGCAGGCCCAGCAGCGCGACCACCAGTTCCACCGCGATCAGGACGATAATCATAATCTCCAGCAGCGTACCCCAGGCGGCCTGCGTTTCTTCATGCAGGAGAGAAGCCGTTTGCCGGAGAACGCTCAGGGCTTCGTCAATGCCGGTTTGCCAGACCTGGACGCGCAGGATGGTCAGCGCCGCTGCATAGACGCGGTTCCAATAGACATCTTCGGTGACTTTAAGAGCGTTTTCGATGCGCGCGCGGGTTTCGGTGATGTCGGCGATCAGGCTATGAATCTCACGCAGAAAGCCGCCAGTTGAACGCAGCGCCGCCCACTGCGGGCGTCGGGGGCGGGCGATGCGCGGCGTCAGGCGCTGCATATCGCGTTCCACCTCGGCGTCATAGGAGCGTAGAGAGAGTAGCTGCGCGTTGGCAAACTCCAGCAGCAGTTCGGCGTCCTCGCGCGCGGCAGCGTCTGGCTCGATGACTACCGCCGCGCTCCAGGTGAGAAAGATCAGGTCGTCTTCGTAGTAGCTCAGGCTGGTCGCCAGCGAAGACGCGGCGGCGCTCAGCGTTTTGCGCTCGCCCAACGCGACCTGAAGCAGCATGGGATGACGGCCCAATGTCGCGGCTGGTGGGCCTGCGTCGAGCCGTTCGATGAAGAAGATGGTATAGTCTTCGCCGCGCACGTTCTTGTTGGGGCGTTCGATGGCCGGTTCCAGGCGTTTGCGCAGACCCTCCAGATTTTCAGCAAAGATGGCGGCGACCTGGGCGGGGAACGCCTGGGCATCGGCGAGCAGTTCGATGGCCTCGTTCCAGCGGAGCGGCATCGGCAGGGCGATGACCAGGGAGAGCGCCACAATGCCCAGGTCATAGACGCGCGCCTGCATGTGGCCGAGCAGTTGTCTGCCGCCGAGCGTCACGGGGTAATCGTTCAGGCGCGTTTCCAGGGGAAGCTGGGGAATATCAATCCGCGCGCCCCGGCTCACCACCGGACGGGCGCGGGCGCTTGGTGTCAGCAAGAAGCGGCGCGCGTGCTCCAGATCAATACTGTAGCTGATGTCATAGAGTTGATAGAGGCGCAGGTGCGCGCTGGTGATCGTCGGTAAGCCATCGGGGGATGTCACAATGGAACAGCCTTCTCTCTGGTGAGCCTCGGTTTGCCCCTATTATGCGCCGTTACCAGCATGCGTCGCAAACTGATGAACACGACTTGCAGCGCCCCTCTCTACATGCTAAAATGTAGTTACAATTGTGTAGTTACTGTGGGGCAAACCGTGCGCTGGATCTGGGATGAGCAGAAGAATGTGAGCAATAAGCGGAAGCATCATCTGAGCTTTGAGACAGCAGCCCTTGTGTTCGATGACCCGCTCGCGCTCAGCCGCCGTGACCCGTATCCCGATGAGGAACGCTGGCAAACGATTGGCAGGATCGGGCCAGTGACGGTATTCGTGGTGCATACCCCTCCCAAGTTGGACCCTGCGACCAGCCAGGAAACCGGGCGTATCATCAGCGCGAGACGTGCGACTGCCCACGAAAGGAAAGCTTATGAAGAAGGGAACTTCTAACCAACTCACCCCAGAGCAGCAAGCGGAACTAGAAGCGCTGGCTGCCATGTCTGAGGAAGAGATTGATACGTCAGACGCCCCGGAGGTACTCGACTGGAGCGAGGCCAGGCGCGGCGTCTTTTACCGCCCGGTGAAGCAGCAGATCACGCTGCGCCTTGACGCTGACCTTATTGCCTGGTTCAAGGCCAGGGCGAGTCGGGGCAAGGGGTATCAAACGCAGATGAATCGCGCTCTCCGCGAGTATGTCACGCGGCATCGGGCGGTAAAAAGTTGAACTGGTTCAGGCCGCGCCAGTCCATGTGCCGTCGAAGCGCCTGACGGGGATAGACCCCAGCGCGGCTTCGACGTGGCTGCGGATGCCCTCTAGCTCCGAGGGTGGCAGGGCGGTGACGTAGCTTTCCGCAGGAGGCCGTGAGACACTGTAGACCTGCACCAGTTTGATGCGCGCGCCCTGCTCCAGAAAATCACGAAGCCGCCCGATATACGCGGCAATCTCTTCATCGCTCGGTCCGACGCCATGCACGCGCATAAAGCAGCTCTGAATGACCAGCGGCTGTGCGCGCCCCAGGTCACGAATGTTGCGCAGGATGCGTTCATAGGGAATGGTCGTATCGTCAATCAGCTTGAAGTAGTCAGCCGTACCCGCGTCCAGCTTGGCCCATACCTCGCCGCCAGCGCGGTCCACCAGCGCCAGCGCCTCGCGCACCTGGGGCCGGTGAAAAAGCGA comes from the Ktedonobacterales bacterium genome and includes:
- a CDS encoding BrnT family toxin, with the translated sequence MLKCSYNCVVTVGQTVRWIWDEQKNVSNKRKHHLSFETAALVFDDPLALSRRDPYPDEERWQTIGRIGPVTVFVVHTPPKLDPATSQETGRIISARRATAHERKAYEEGNF
- a CDS encoding lysylphosphatidylglycerol synthase transmembrane domain-containing protein; the encoded protein is MPPMKKQEELEQLSLRKKLVSWRTIVPLIAVIVIFALLAQHLSLELNPQSIGAALVQANIWLFLAALIAFYASLMLRVVRWKLLLENAGYRKESGARLPGFITLTKILYLSWFANVVVPAKLGDLYRAYLLRQEANVSTTRSFGTVFAERIIDLIALPLFFIVAILVSLHEQLPAQVELALQVCLALVVALVGGLVALRLWRQQIGRLVPARLRPHYVHFQEGTLGSFKRLHLLAPLTASIWLVESLRFLLVALATGLLSGDPAHVFAAAFLIALGESLLTTVPLTSGGVGFVEAGMFAMILLFVPHTGAAQNLAGATILLDRLISLVSILVFGGLLFFFVVTLGKRARSGAAFWGLARVWQGRKARRVAWQETEVRTN
- a CDS encoding BrnA antitoxin family protein — translated: MKKGTSNQLTPEQQAELEALAAMSEEEIDTSDAPEVLDWSEARRGVFYRPVKQQITLRLDADLIAWFKARASRGKGYQTQMNRALREYVTRHRAVKS